In Deltaproteobacteria bacterium, the following are encoded in one genomic region:
- a CDS encoding glycoside hydrolase: MPKFRREELGGAWALCAVDRFADAYDWARALTMDVPSHWQQHGDLAGYAGKVVYRREFVWKAAKDRRVRLVLPGIFYWSTVRLNGPVLGTHEGYFDPQAYDVTDVLAPRNELIVEVDCPDEKDKVGKKMITGVYSHWDCLDPTTNPGGIWLAPYLVESGFAHTAEALVHTEAFTGACARQRERVTIASARAARLIVEIEYTPANFRGDAHTFRETVDVAPGDNRFEWMHTVPEARKWWTHDLGFPHLYTLTIRLLAERGAVVDEWTDEIGLRTARFDNWIFHLNGERLFLKGSNVPPTDTRIATVQQATIDRDIELALGAHMNIQRVHAHVEPPATYRAADRAGLLLWQDMPLQWLYAREKMPEIHRQARAMVRLLYNHPSVAMWCCHNEPFHVVETKEENPVKLAPTVFSMIVYSWNRDVLDTETKREIEAIDPQRFVIRSSGELPLLGKGSDLHFYGGWYRVQGTHRAFDKFIRRFPKGMRLVSEFGAQSFPNVENAVRFMSADLHNLDLKTLEDRRSLQPELMDHWTPREGHRDLATYIQATQDWQSFIHRHYIDRLRAHKYAPCGGILNFMFSDPNPAIQWSVVDYWRTPKSSYFKLADCFRPIYVGALVDKDEYRRGERIAAPVFFVNDTRKAIDGAEVEAVVRDDENREIFRRTFAAWASADGPAVRVGEVETRAHVAGFVTLTLTLRGAGDEFVNVYRARVR; encoded by the coding sequence ATGCCGAAATTCCGACGCGAGGAACTGGGCGGCGCGTGGGCGCTGTGCGCGGTGGACCGTTTCGCGGACGCCTACGACTGGGCGCGCGCGCTGACCATGGATGTGCCGTCTCACTGGCAGCAACACGGCGATCTCGCGGGTTACGCGGGCAAGGTGGTGTACCGACGCGAGTTTGTGTGGAAAGCGGCAAAGGATCGCCGCGTGCGGCTCGTGCTGCCCGGAATCTTCTACTGGTCCACGGTCCGCCTGAACGGCCCCGTGCTCGGCACGCACGAGGGCTATTTCGATCCGCAAGCGTACGACGTCACGGACGTGCTCGCGCCGCGCAATGAGCTGATCGTCGAGGTCGATTGTCCCGACGAAAAGGACAAGGTCGGCAAGAAAATGATCACCGGCGTGTATTCGCACTGGGATTGCCTCGATCCCACGACGAATCCCGGCGGCATCTGGCTGGCGCCCTACCTCGTCGAATCGGGCTTCGCGCACACCGCCGAGGCCCTCGTACACACCGAGGCGTTCACGGGCGCTTGCGCACGGCAGCGCGAGCGCGTGACGATCGCGTCGGCGCGGGCGGCGCGGCTCATCGTCGAGATCGAATACACCCCCGCGAATTTTCGCGGCGACGCGCACACGTTTCGCGAAACCGTCGATGTTGCGCCCGGCGACAACCGTTTCGAGTGGATGCACACGGTCCCCGAGGCGCGCAAATGGTGGACGCACGACCTGGGCTTCCCGCACCTGTACACACTCACGATCCGCCTGCTCGCCGAGCGCGGCGCGGTCGTGGACGAGTGGACGGACGAGATCGGCCTGCGCACGGCGCGCTTCGACAACTGGATCTTTCACCTCAACGGCGAGCGGTTGTTCCTGAAAGGCAGCAACGTCCCGCCCACCGACACGCGCATCGCGACGGTTCAACAGGCGACCATCGACCGCGACATCGAACTCGCCCTCGGCGCGCACATGAATATCCAGCGCGTGCACGCGCACGTCGAGCCGCCCGCGACGTATCGCGCCGCCGACCGCGCGGGGCTCCTGCTCTGGCAGGACATGCCGCTCCAATGGCTCTACGCGCGAGAGAAGATGCCGGAGATCCACCGGCAGGCGCGGGCGATGGTGCGCCTGCTCTACAACCACCCGAGCGTGGCGATGTGGTGCTGCCACAACGAGCCGTTCCACGTCGTCGAAACAAAAGAAGAGAACCCGGTCAAGCTCGCGCCCACCGTGTTCTCGATGATCGTGTATTCGTGGAACCGCGACGTGCTCGACACCGAAACGAAACGTGAGATCGAAGCCATCGATCCGCAGCGGTTCGTCATCCGCTCGTCGGGCGAATTGCCGCTGCTCGGTAAGGGCAGCGACCTGCATTTTTACGGCGGGTGGTATCGCGTGCAGGGCACGCACCGCGCGTTCGACAAATTCATCCGGCGATTTCCCAAGGGCATGCGCCTTGTCAGCGAGTTCGGCGCGCAGAGCTTTCCCAATGTCGAAAACGCCGTGAGGTTCATGAGCGCCGATCTGCACAATCTGGATCTGAAGACGCTCGAAGATCGCCGCAGCCTGCAGCCCGAGCTGATGGATCACTGGACGCCGCGCGAGGGGCATCGCGATCTCGCGACCTACATCCAGGCCACGCAGGATTGGCAGTCGTTCATCCACCGCCACTACATCGACCGGCTGCGCGCGCACAAATACGCGCCATGCGGAGGCATCCTCAACTTCATGTTCAGCGACCCCAACCCGGCCATCCAGTGGTCGGTGGTCGATTACTGGCGCACACCCAAGTCGAGCTATTTCAAGCTCGCCGACTGCTTCCGGCCGATCTACGTGGGCGCGCTGGTCGACAAGGACGAGTACCGCCGGGGCGAGCGCATCGCCGCGCCGGTGTTTTTCGTGAACGACACGCGGAAGGCGATCGACGGCGCCGAGGTCGAGGCGGTGGTTCGCGACGACGAGAACCGCGAGATCTTCCGCCGGACCTTCGCCGCGTGGGCGAGCGCGGACGGTCCCGCCGTGCGCGTGGGCGAGGTCGAAACGCGCGCTCACGTCGCCGGATTCGTCACGCTCACCCTCACGCTGCGCGGTGCGGGCGACGAGTTCGTCAACGTCTATCGCGCCCGCGTCCGATAG